The genomic segment ATGaaagacattttcacaattaTTGACAAGTTAGATCACAGTTCCTTGGCTCAGAAGATAACTGGATCAGTCCATAGGTGAAGTGCAAAGTATTTATGGTGTTGTATGATTACTGCACATTCATTAGATTTTTGGCAAGTATTGATATAGCTGTAGGAGTATGGCTAAAGTAGGGCTGTAGTGTTCCAAACTAAAGGTGTTAAATAAGCACTGATGGGTGATGACTTTTATTGACACACAGTGTTGATTTTTACCCTCCTTAAAAGATGTTTTCCTCGGCATATGCAACATCTTGCcacttacatttttaatgtcaaaGTCCCTGATGGTCCAGTCTTCAAATGGTATGTCAGAGGTTGTTGTCACAGTGATGTTGTCAAAGCGCTTGGTGCCAGAATTCCAGTATTGTTCACATTTTACctggaaaagaaagacaatcGTTCAGTTGTGCAAATATTCGGAATTCATATTCAGAATATAGAAATGATCCATATTCAAGTTACATAATATTTAGAAGCACCAGTATTTACAGTTCAAGGAGTTCTAACATTTTAAGGCGAaaactcttgttttttattttatgagctATTTTCTAACCAGCAAGGCTACACTTCCTCCTGGTGATTGTCACATCGTCTGTAGAGTGCAGCAGGAGGCTCATTAATAGCTGAGCCgtacactgtacatacataatGATGGACCACACTCTGAGATCACAGCAGAGTTAGGTGCCTTCAGATCATGGAGATATcgatattttaaatataaatcatgTAAAGGGAAGAGTTTTACAGTGctttatatgtaatataaagCAGCTTGTGTCAATCAGATatactgtttattttagtttttatttaaaatgactaATTTTAGCATACTTCTGTAAACATTAGTAGGTAAATTCTGGTTGAGCAATGCTCTGCTTATGCATTGACTTGACAATTTTTGCTTCAACccatgtaaaatgtttaagaATAGACTGTGTGAGATGTATTATACTTCTGATATAATTTTTTCTATTATCTGGTCTAACTTTTCAGTGGTCAGACCatacatgtttatgttgttcATTCCATGACTAGAGGTTAATCTTTTTACATTAATTAAGCAATTAATGTAATGCATTAACTAGCCACAACATCTTTACTTAAAGAAGGTAGACAAGTagtaagtaaaaacaaataggCAACAAATGTTGATGATAGTGCAAAATTGTTTTAACATGGAGGATGCATTCATGGAATATGTTACTGAAAACATTTAGGATGAGATATTCAGTGTTCAGGCATAACAGTATTTGCTGCTAGgcgttgtgtttgtgtttctactCACTCGTCCCTGTTCATTGCAGCGTGTCAGCATGACCAGAGTCTGTACATTCATCTCCCAGATCATCCTCCAGAACTCGTTCACTGTGGTGGGCAAAGGACCCTGAGCTGCAATAAACTCCTTTCTGGAGTTGTAAccctgccaaaaaaaaaacatcagccCAGCCACAGAACACAAACATCCATCCTGTTCAGTTTTCTAGGAGATTTTCAAGTGTTTCAAACATCAATGTGGATGAAGGTGGAATAGTTTAAATAGTATGATGGCATTATGCAAAAGAATGAGCAGTTATGTTGTCCAGAAGGAtgttactgatactgatactgaAGCAATGACTGAGGCAGAGAGCAGCAAAGAGTGTCAGTACGCACCGGCATGTAGTTAGCATTGATATAGTCGTCATATGGACTCCCATGGATAATAGAGAGTTTCACCCTAGAAGAGTCATCTAGGAGGCAAGAAAAGAGggtaaatgaaataaaaaaattgctATGTGTGGAAATGGTGTGGCTGCACTGACGCTCACTTTTCTGCAATATGAAAGAATTCAAATGAATTGAATAACTGCAGTGTATTTCCCTATACTGTGTTACTGCATTGAAAGAtgtatgatcattttgattCAATGTCTAATTCAAAATGGGATAATGGTAGTAGATACAGTATGAGAGGTAAAGATATAGTTTAAAGAATGAGGAGTGTTATTGTTGAAAGCAGCAGAGGTGGGTTTATTAAGGTGACTCACAGGGAAGCACGTTGTTGTAGCGGTTCTTGGGCTTGTTCTCCACAGTCAGAGCATGTGTTTTCGACTGACCTGTACCAACAAGCTTCAGGtcctttaaaagaaagaaaaaacatgtgattgatgattgattgatgattGGATGACTCGATGTATGCCCAAAAtctatgcatgtgcatgtgcagtacaacaaaaaaaaacaataatcattTTTGTACCAGTCTTGGTTTATTTCTAAACATTCCACCGTTAAAGTGTCTGACGTGTCTGACATGTCTGAAGGAGATGAGCACAAATTACATAAAACCTCTTATTTATATTGTCAATTAtgctttttttgcctttttgttttctacCGCAATTGAATCCTTGCAAGCTTCTCTATAAACTAATGCTGACTCTAACACACAAAATTAGATGATTCAATCTATCTAGAATAAACTGCATAATATATTGGACATTGTTTTGATATTAGTCCCAATgacaattaaatattttttagcaATAACTGCCTGCTATGAATAGGCTATCAGGAGCCCTTGAATATTAAGCTTATGTTTCACCTCAAACTCTTCGGCAAAGCCACAGTTGGAGTCAGCTTTCTGCTTCCTGTAGTAAGCCTCGTAGTCCTCCACCCTCACAGCCACACTTCTGCTCAAATGGATACCAGAGGTCAGACATGAGTTTTGTTCAAAATTTCTGTACTTTTCAGTCTGTTCCTGTCATAATGTGTAACATTTGATAGATTTGATCGTACATCATGATATAAAGCATTTATACTTACACTTTGGCTctgggaaaagaaagaggaaaaagcaaTGTTGACCCAGTTATAGAAACAGTTGTTGTCCATTTACTTTAAACTTATAATAACATGGTAAAAATGAAAACCTTACCTCATGGACTGAATCTGTATGTCTGGCGATTCTTTGTTGGATAATCTAGGATAAAAGTGCATAAATAGTGAGTTTAGAGATTAGTACTATACACACAGAGTCATTTTTatcaatgatgatgatgacaaacCTTTTCCAGTAGATAATGAAGCTGATGAGGATAATGAAGAGAACGCAAAAAATTCCCAATGTTGCTCCAATAGCAATGCCAGCATAAGCTAAAATGTTGACAATGATTacgacagaaagacaaagaaagaggcCAGTGAGCATTTTCTCACATTATGGGAGCTTTTCGtggcaaaattaaaaaatgactttttcaatatGGTACCTGGGTTGTTTGGGAGTTCAATAACACTAAAGACGCTTGTAATTGAGACCAGTGATTTTTGACCATTCACAAGGTTATTTTGCAGAACCAGACTGGTGAACAACACAATACCATACCTGCAGGATTAAACAAATCAGTTAAGAGATCATTTTTTTATACACATCTTACACTTATTTGTTCATACTCACTAAATATCTAGAAATAACTAATGCTGTAATATTTGCTGGATAATGTAATGATTTGTCAAAGTATGAATGCGGTGTCAATCTAGGTTAATGTATCTGCTTGTAAAACACAAGTAACTGGATTTTGTACTACAAGTTAAATGACGACGACTGACATCCTCCATAACGTAACCTGttcaaatacaattaaaataaaatcattatttaacACACTGTGAATGTAAAAgcaatatttacagtaacacaTTAGTCATTTTAATGACTGCTGATAACATACATTATTAGACCACATAAGAAGTAATAGTTGGTTGTTCATGTACTAATGATTTTACATAATACAGCAATAACCCATAAAGAAAGTAATcttattatattttcaaaagTTATTCATAGACATGttactactgtatattatatgcTGCTGCACATCTATTTATACACTATATAATATGGTTAGTGTTCTTACTGGTATTTTCCACTGGCTTCCAGAGCACCATTAGTGTAGCCCTCCCATTTGGTTTCATCTCCTACTTCTATGCTCAGATGGTTTTCTCCACTGCGTGACTGGAAGGTGTTCTTTGTGACTGTTGCCAGGTATACATTAGTAGCCCCTGCCTTCCACAGATCATAAGTGTTCTCCAAGTAATTTGTCAAATTAGAAGTGCCATCTGGAGGGACAGGAATTACCGAAAACAGTAACtggaatgaataaattaattaataattgaaaGTTCTTGTCATGAGTCCAATTTATTTAtcatgtgaaaaaataaagaaaacagtaaGAAATACATATATTGATGTCATGCACAACAAATGGTCACTTCAGCGCTAATGGATTATGATAGCGTGACATAACACTCCCTGACattaagaagagaaaaagaaaccaacCAAAGAGGTCCCTTTTCACTAGCACCCCAACATGTGTGATTGGCCCATTAGTGTTGTTCAGCAGGCTGGAGTCAATATGAAGGGAGAACCTGTTGTATAGCAATTTATTCACCACCACCAGTGACTGATAGTTATCTGGAATGGGTGGATCTGCGAAAAAatatgaaagagaaaagattCGATTTTGAGAGGTTTTGTACTCAGAtattgcaaatatatatatatatatatatatatatatatatatatatatatatataacaacattacaaaataaacagtacaGGATGTTTTGAACTTACTACCTTAACCATTCTGCGAATATATCAATTTCTACATtgatggtttcttttttttaatgatgccCACCATCCATGCTAAACAACACAAGGCAACCTGTTGTACTTGTACCGGAGATACTGTCAACCACAGATCAATCAAGGAAACTAACCACAGATACAGCATATGAATTAAATGGCATGAGCATCTGAAATGATTGGACGTCTTTGAGCATTCATCTGCAAAAAGGTTCTCTTTAGTAACAGACATATAAAACTTGCTGTATGTTTCTCACACTTATGTTTGAACATATTATCAGtgtttacattctacaattaTGTAATTATAATGTTAACAAAGCATAATGTCCTACTTGTGATGCCTGTACTGCAGAGAAGAGACACAGGAGTGCTGGAGTGTCCACAGCTCTGAGTCTTCACAGTCAGATTGTATTCAGTATAGTGACGAAGGTATGAGACATTATGACCACAACAGGTGCTTGATGATGACAAGTGGATGAACTTGTCATCATTTATTACAGTGAACTGGAAGTCAGAGTAATTGCCAGTGGGCTTGGTCCAGGACAGGATGATTTCTGCGTCTGTTGTGTTCGGACCTGTACATTGAATGTTTTTCACGGGGCTTGCATCTGCAGCATCGAACAGAAATCAATGTTAGGAAAAATACAACATGAATAAAAGTTATATAAAGGTATATTATTTTTAGTGTCTTAAGGTGATCTAAGTATTGGGAATACTGACCAAAAATATCATTGCTATTTAATTTATCGTGACTGACTTCCTTTCCATTACTTAAAAAATTGGGACCAGCTGTCATCAACCTAGGTTTGTTTAACTGTACAAAGGATTCCCTTTATGATCAACAAAAAGTTACTAAATACTTATTAGATAAAATCTTAAAACTCATAATGCAACATCAACCTAAAATCATTCCTAAAATAAGCTTGcttttcacaattttcacacatgcacagctgaatgacaaaattatttgaaaatttcTGATTGCAATAAGTCTATATGAAATGAATACTTGTGCAGCTGGACATCCAACTTGGAGCACCCTGTGTTCCATCAGAGGTCTTTGTGGTGACACTAATGTTATAGTGACTGCCAGGAACCAGGTCTTCAATATTATACTCAGTTTCTTCAGTTATGGCATTATTAATAGACCCATTTAAGCTTTGCCAGGTCAAATTGTAACGATAGCTTTCCTTGTATTCGTCAGGTTTGTCCCACTTGACTGTGATGTTCTCCTCTTCTGTAGAAATGTTAAGATACTTCACACTGAACGGTCCTGATAGTTTGAGAGATGTAAATGTTATTAGATAGTAAAGCTGAAACAGTAAAGTGCTTGAGCTTGTACATTGCTTGGGTACAGAAATAAAACCCTTACTTGTGGTGACCATGTGGATCTGAACCTTCTCACTCTCAAAATCCATGGCACCCACTGTTGCCACAGAGATGTTGTAGGAAGTCCCAGAAAGCAGGGAAGCAAAAGTTTGACTGGTGTTTGTGGTAGTGATGTATGTGCCTCCTAGGTGTGATGTGAAAGTCAGCTGGTAGTGGAATGATGCACCGGTCATCAGAGGAGCTTCCTTCCACCTAATGTTGATGGAGCTGGTTGTCTTCGTCAGGATCTCAATCGGCCCGGGAGGGTTAGGGACTTGGAGGGGTGGAATTGCAGAATGTGAACAACAGAGTAACATCATTCTAAAAAATCTTCAATTGCTCACTAAAATATGAATGCTTAAAAGGGCCATACTGATAGTGTTGCATGTTTTCTATTACGTATAAAACACAGCAATGTTACATTACTGCAagccattttccaaagcataccataACTTTTTAGCTGTCCTCACTTCCACTTCACTACCGAATAAATATCAACTTGCAGAAATTTCAAATTAGCTTGAGACAGGTAAAACATCACAGTAAGCATTTCATTGCCTTTAATTTTTGGGAGAAGCTTTGTCACCAGCATGTGATGATGCAGGTGTGGGCAcacccttttttaaaataaaggaaGCTCTGATATGTGAGATTTAAGAGTTGGCTGATGGTTGCTGAAGAGCAATCTTATTCATTCATGAAATGGCCACACAGTCACATTATCCTGTTTACTTTATccatgtctttttgtttgtccaTTTGATTTGTCTAAAACACAGATCGTCAAGTAGCCACGTAGTGCTGTTCTCAACTGACAAAATATTACGATATAGTCATAGTATTTCTTTTGCCAGTCAATAGCAGCTGACTCTAttgaaaaatgtgtcaaaatattTCAGCTGTGCTCACAACTGCAGCACCACATGGTGACACATGTAAATCtgattgtaaaaaataaaagtacaatatttcactgttGTGGATTCCCAATGTCACACAAGTTTCAAGTCAGGTAAATTGAATATAAAAACCATTGGATGCCTGGAAGATACGCAAtcctaaaaagacaaaaaactaaaaacatcttaaaaactTAACAGTATGCTTTGGAAAACTTCAACAATGATGTAAAGTATATGAAAACTTTATCACACTTACAAGTTGCATTAGTAATCAATCCAGATGATGCATTGAAGGGTCCACTATATGTGGTTACCACGGCAGAGTAAAGCCTTCCAGCGGACAGGTTCTTAAACAGACAGTAGGTATTGGTAGAGTTCAGCTCTGAAGCTGTGGAAGTGCTGTTTAGATAAACCTTATAATACTCCACTTTCCCAGGAGGTGTGGTCCATGACACCAGGACTGAACTATTGGAGCCCTGGCTGGAGATACTGGGTTGCACTGTCTCAGGCTCTGTTAATGTGTGGGGGAGGAAGGATTAAAGCTGATAAACCACACTCACAAtttgaaataaagaaacagaaatgacagGTAAGAGTCTTACTAGTGTACAGAGAGGTGCAGTTTTTTTGCCCTTCGATGCCATCTGCTGCCCTGACGAAAACACAGAAGGTGCAGTTGGTCCCAGGGGTGAGCTCTGAGATCTGCGTTTCTTCTCCTGCGAGGGTTTTGTTTTGGGAGCCACAGCCTGTAGTCTCAACCGTATATGTATATTCATTCTTGTACTCCAGCGGTTTCTTCCAAACCAGATATACAGCAgttgtgtttaatgtttcaGCCTTCGACCATCTAATACTATATGGCCCTATAAACAGAGCACAAAGCGTTTCTTATGAATCAACATAAATCACataattttctttcatattCTGTTAATCTATCAAATAAGCAGCACACCCCTCAGTACAAAGGCTACAGAGACTAAACTCAACTTGTTTAATTGTTATTTACTTTGGTTGTTTTGCTCATTTAGTGTAGGAATTTAATACTGCCTCTACACTTGCCAGGTGTAGAGGCAGTATCTTGGATAGGATATATACATACGTGTAAAGTAGGACACTGTCACAGGAGCTGCCAGAGTGCCATCTGCTGTCTGTGTAGTGACAGTGAAGCTGTAGTTGCTCCCAGAGAGAAGTCCAGAGATTGTGCTTGTTGTGGTTTTAAAGACTTCCTTAGATAGAACAAAGGAGCCGTTGGAGGCCTGCAGCAGATATGAGTAGTGAGATTTGCTCTCTAGCTGCTCCCACACCAAGGTCACTGTATTTGTGGTGATTTGTGCCTGTCTCAGCATCG from the Siniperca chuatsi isolate FFG_IHB_CAS linkage group LG4, ASM2008510v1, whole genome shotgun sequence genome contains:
- the LOC122874263 gene encoding receptor-type tyrosine-protein phosphatase eta-like isoform X7, producing the protein MKPLLRFSVSLWTLLVFCALLKISQAECANNECDSNQTETLTTTTTNIMIGSRPNCTLSIGNNTSGIGSINGLIPGTVYQIVLNCLNCCKEATTKPEVVRNLTVTGFTTSSVSLNWTEPEGKSSFYSVQWTDGEKMKTVNVSQTFKTIDNLTAGVQYNVTVTAVADDGRTEGAKAAVSLYTKPEVVRNLTVTGFTTSSVSLNWTEPEGKSSFYSVQWTDGEKMKTVNVSQTFKTIDNLTAGVQYNVTVTAVADDGRTEGAKAAVSLYTKPDVVRNLTVTGFTTSSVSLNWTEPEGKSSFYSVQWTDGEIKKTVNVSQTFKTIYNLTAGVKYNITVTAVSDDGRTEGAKAAVSLYTKPAVVRNLSVTEVTTSSVSLKWTKPEGNATSYTVQWASGRGTFENTTTETSFTIKDLIPGFQYNITVAAVSVKQSNKGEGTLITTFTIPTPPGPIIISQRTNSSLHLIWATPDLMAGAPNISYHITYQPMGGKVQNKTSSVNNTELSSLSSGTSYNITVETVGPQNLRSVAVHNSTFTLPNAVTNLTVGVVNTTAIQLTWLRPNDYKPSYSYQVIALRNAGVKKESTKTEAYTFCDLVPGGFYTFNVFTVVEGVTSTVESTSSYTIPNPPGPIMVEFQSVQSINFTWPFPEDMDQNQCNFSVSSFKGSIVIENNWFLLDNLQSGSPYNISVVTVSVGNYKSTEVTAENYTRPYNVTMLRQAQITTNTVTLVWEQLESKSHYSYLLQASNGSFVLSKEVFKTTTSTISGLLSGSNYSFTVTTQTADGTLAAPVTVSYFTRPYSIRWSKAETLNTTAVYLVWKKPLEYKNEYTYTVETTGCGSQNKTLAGEETQISELTPGTNCTFCVFVRAADGIEGQKNCTSLYTKPETVQPSISSQGSNSSVLVSWTTPPGKVEYYKVYLNSTSTASELNSTNTYCLFKNLSAGRLYSAVVTTYSGPFNASSGLITNATFPNPPGPIEILTKTTSSINIRWKEAPLMTGASFHYQLTFTSHLGGTYITTTNTSQTFASLLSGTSYNISVATVGAMDFESEKVQIHMVTTRPFSVKYLNISTEEENITVKWDKPDEYKESYRYNLTWQSLNGSINNAITEETEYNIEDLVPGSHYNISVTTKTSDGTQGAPSWMSSCTNASPVKNIQCTGPNTTDAEIILSWTKPTGNYSDFQFTVINDDKFIHLSSSSTCCGHNVSYLRHYTEYNLTVKTQSCGHSSTPVSLLCSTGITNPPIPDNYQSLVVVNKLLYNRFSLHIDSSLLNNTNGPITHVGVLVKRDLFDGTSNLTNYLENTYDLWKAGATNVYLATVTKNTFQSRSGENHLSIEVGDETKWEGYTNGALEASGKYQYGIVLFTSLVLQNNLVNGQKSLVSITSVFSVIELPNNPAYAGIAIGATLGIFCVLFIILISFIIYWKRLSNKESPDIQIQSMRAKVSVAVRVEDYEAYYRKQKADSNCGFAEEFEDLKLVGTGQSKTHALTVENKPKNRYNNVLPYDSSRVKLSIIHGSPYDDYINANYMPGYNSRKEFIAAQGPLPTTVNEFWRMIWEMNVQTLVMLTRCNEQGRVKCEQYWNSGTKRFDNITVTTTSDIPFEDWTIRDFDIKNVKTAETRSVRHFHFTAWPDHGVPETTELLISFRHLVREHMNQYSRHSPTVVHCSAGVGRTGTFITIDHLIFQIERENIVDVYGIVYDLRMHRPLMVQTEDQYVFLNQCSMDIIRSRTGTNVDLIYQNTAALSIYENVEPKKGYPKRN
- the LOC122874263 gene encoding receptor-type tyrosine-protein phosphatase eta-like isoform X6: MKPLLRFSVSLWTLLVFCALLKISQAECANNECDSNQTETLTTTTTNIMIGSRPNCTLSIGNNTSGIGSINGLIPGTVYQIVLNCLNCCKEATTKPEVVRNLTVTGFTTSSVSLNWTEPEGKSSFYSVQWTDGEKMKTVNVSQTFKTIDNLTAGVQYNVTVTAVADDGRTEGAKAAVSLYTKPEVVRNLTVTGFTTSSVSLNWTEPEGKSSFYSVQWTDGEKMKTVNVSQTFKTIDNLTAGVQYNVTVTAVADDGRTEGAKAAVSLYTKPEVVRNLTVTGFTTSSVSLNWTEPEGKSSFYSVQWTDGEKMKTVNVSQTFKTIDNLTAGVKYNITVTAVADDDRTEGESTTVSQYTKPAVVRNLSVTEVTTSSVSLKWTKPEGNATSYTVQWASGRGTFENTTTETSFTIKDLIPGFQYNITVAAVSVKQSNKGEGTLITTFTIPTPPGPIIISQRTNSSLHLIWATPDLMAGAPNISYHITYQPMGGKVQNKTSSVNNTELSSLSSGTSYNITVETVGPQNLRSVAVHNSTFTLPNAVTNLTVGVVNTTAIQLTWLRPNDYKPSYSYQVIALRNAGVKKESTKTEAYTFCDLVPGGFYTFNVFTVVEGVTSTVESTSSYTIPNPPGPIMVEFQSVQSINFTWPFPEDMDQNQCNFSVSSFKGSIVIENNWFLLDNLQSGSPYNISVVTVSVGNYKSTEVTAENYTRPYNVTMLRQAQITTNTVTLVWEQLESKSHYSYLLQASNGSFVLSKEVFKTTTSTISGLLSGSNYSFTVTTQTADGTLAAPVTVSYFTRPYSIRWSKAETLNTTAVYLVWKKPLEYKNEYTYTVETTGCGSQNKTLAGEETQISELTPGTNCTFCVFVRAADGIEGQKNCTSLYTKPETVQPSISSQGSNSSVLVSWTTPPGKVEYYKVYLNSTSTASELNSTNTYCLFKNLSAGRLYSAVVTTYSGPFNASSGLITNATFPNPPGPIEILTKTTSSINIRWKEAPLMTGASFHYQLTFTSHLGGTYITTTNTSQTFASLLSGTSYNISVATVGAMDFESEKVQIHMVTTRPFSVKYLNISTEEENITVKWDKPDEYKESYRYNLTWQSLNGSINNAITEETEYNIEDLVPGSHYNISVTTKTSDGTQGAPSWMSSCTNASPVKNIQCTGPNTTDAEIILSWTKPTGNYSDFQFTVINDDKFIHLSSSSTCCGHNVSYLRHYTEYNLTVKTQSCGHSSTPVSLLCSTGITNPPIPDNYQSLVVVNKLLYNRFSLHIDSSLLNNTNGPITHVGVLVKRDLFDGTSNLTNYLENTYDLWKAGATNVYLATVTKNTFQSRSGENHLSIEVGDETKWEGYTNGALEASGKYQYGIVLFTSLVLQNNLVNGQKSLVSITSVFSVIELPNNPAYAGIAIGATLGIFCVLFIILISFIIYWKRLSNKESPDIQIQSMRAKVSVAVRVEDYEAYYRKQKADSNCGFAEEFEDLKLVGTGQSKTHALTVENKPKNRYNNVLPYDSSRVKLSIIHGSPYDDYINANYMPGYNSRKEFIAAQGPLPTTVNEFWRMIWEMNVQTLVMLTRCNEQGRVKCEQYWNSGTKRFDNITVTTTSDIPFEDWTIRDFDIKNVKTAETRSVRHFHFTAWPDHGVPETTELLISFRHLVREHMNQYSRHSPTVVHCSAGVGRTGTFITIDHLIFQIERENIVDVYGIVYDLRMHRPLMVQTEDQYVFLNQCSMDIIRSRTGTNVDLIYQNTAALSIYENVEPKKGYPKRN
- the LOC122874263 gene encoding receptor-type tyrosine-protein phosphatase eta-like isoform X4 — its product is MIGSRPNCTLSIGNNTSGIGSINGLIPGTVYQIVLNCLNCCKEATTKPEVVRNLTVTGFTTSSVSLNWTEPEGKSSFYSVQWTDGEKMKTVNVSQTFKTIDNLTAGVQYNVTVTAVADDGRTEGAKAAVSLYTKPEVVRNLTVTGFTTSSVSLNWTEPEGKSSFYSVQWTDGEKMKTVNVSQTFKTIDNLTAGVQYNVTVTAVADDGRTEGAKAAVSLYTKPDVVRNLTVTGFTTSSVSLNWTEPEGKSSFYSVQWTDGEIKKTVNVSQTFKTIYNLTAGVKYNITVTAVSDDGRTEGAKAAVSLYTKPEVVRNLTVTGFTTSSVSLNWTEPEGKSSFYSVQWTDGEKMKTVNVSQTFKTIDNLTAGVKYNITVTAVADDDRTEGESTTVSQYTKPAVVRNLSVTEVTTSSVSLKWTKPEGNATSYTVQWASGRGTFENTTTETSFTIKDLIPGFQYNITVAAVSVKQSNKGEGTLITTFTIPTPPGPIIISQRTNSSLHLIWATPDLMAGAPNISYHITYQPMGGKVQNKTSSVNNTELSSLSSGTSYNITVETVGPQNLRSVAVHNSTFTLPNAVTNLTVGVVNTTAIQLTWLRPNDYKPSYSYQVIALRNAGVKKESTKTEAYTFCDLVPGGFYTFNVFTVVEGVTSTVESTSSYTIPNPPGPIMVEFQSVQSINFTWPFPEDMDQNQCNFSVSSFKGSIVIENNWFLLDNLQSGSPYNISVVTVSVGNYKSTEVTAENYTRPYNVTMLRQAQITTNTVTLVWEQLESKSHYSYLLQASNGSFVLSKEVFKTTTSTISGLLSGSNYSFTVTTQTADGTLAAPVTVSYFTRPYSIRWSKAETLNTTAVYLVWKKPLEYKNEYTYTVETTGCGSQNKTLAGEETQISELTPGTNCTFCVFVRAADGIEGQKNCTSLYTKPETVQPSISSQGSNSSVLVSWTTPPGKVEYYKVYLNSTSTASELNSTNTYCLFKNLSAGRLYSAVVTTYSGPFNASSGLITNATFPNPPGPIEILTKTTSSINIRWKEAPLMTGASFHYQLTFTSHLGGTYITTTNTSQTFASLLSGTSYNISVATVGAMDFESEKVQIHMVTTRPFSVKYLNISTEEENITVKWDKPDEYKESYRYNLTWQSLNGSINNAITEETEYNIEDLVPGSHYNISVTTKTSDGTQGAPSWMSSCTNASPVKNIQCTGPNTTDAEIILSWTKPTGNYSDFQFTVINDDKFIHLSSSSTCCGHNVSYLRHYTEYNLTVKTQSCGHSSTPVSLLCSTGITNPPIPDNYQSLVVVNKLLYNRFSLHIDSSLLNNTNGPITHVGVLVKRDLFDGTSNLTNYLENTYDLWKAGATNVYLATVTKNTFQSRSGENHLSIEVGDETKWEGYTNGALEASGKYQYGIVLFTSLVLQNNLVNGQKSLVSITSVFSVIELPNNPAYAGIAIGATLGIFCVLFIILISFIIYWKRLSNKESPDIQIQSMRAKVSVAVRVEDYEAYYRKQKADSNCGFAEEFEDLKLVGTGQSKTHALTVENKPKNRYNNVLPYDSSRVKLSIIHGSPYDDYINANYMPGYNSRKEFIAAQGPLPTTVNEFWRMIWEMNVQTLVMLTRCNEQGRVKCEQYWNSGTKRFDNITVTTTSDIPFEDWTIRDFDIKNVKTAETRSVRHFHFTAWPDHGVPETTELLISFRHLVREHMNQYSRHSPTVVHCSAGVGRTGTFITIDHLIFQIERENIVDVYGIVYDLRMHRPLMVQTEDQYVFLNQCSMDIIRSRTGTNVDLIYQNTAALSIYENVEPKKGYPKRN
- the LOC122874263 gene encoding receptor-type tyrosine-protein phosphatase eta-like isoform X8; the protein is MKPLLRFSVSLWTLLVFCALLKISQAECANNECDSNQTETLTTTTTNIMIGSRPNCTLSIGNNTSGIGSINGLIPGTVYQIVLNCLNCCKEATTKPEVVRNLTVTGFTTSSVSLNWTEPEGKSSFYSVQWTDGEKMKTVNVSQTFKTIDNLTAGVQYNVTVTAVADDGRTEGAKAAVSLYTKPEVVRNLTVTGFTTSSVSLNWTEPEGKSSFYSVQWTDGEKMKTVNVSQTFKTIDNLTAGVQYNVTVTAVADDGRTEGAKAAVSLYTKPDVVRNLTVTGFTTSSVSLNWTEPEGKSSFYSVQWTDGEIKKTVNVSQTFKTIYNLTAGVKYNITVTAVSDDGRTEGAKAAVSLYTKPEVVRNLTVTGFTTSSVSLNWTEPEGKSSFYSVQWTDGEKMKTVNVSQTFKTIDNLTAGVKYNITVTAVADDDRTEGESTTVSQYTKPAVVRNLSVTEVTTSSVSLKWTKPEGNATSYTVQWASGRGTFENTTTETSFTIKDLIPGFQYNITVAAVSVKQSNKGEGTLITTFTIPTPPGPIIISQRTNSSLHLIWATPDLMAGAPNISYHITYQPMGGKVQNKTSSVNNTELSSLSSGTSYNITVETVGPQNLRSVAVHNSTFTLPNAVTNLTVGVVNTTAIQLTWLRPNDYKPSYSYQVIALRNAGVKKESTKTEAYTFCDLVPGGFYTFNVFTVVEGVTSTVESTSSYTIPNPPGPIMVEFQSVQSINFTWPFPEDMDQNQCNFSVSSFKGSIVIENNWFLLDNLQSGSPYNISVVTVSVGNYKSTEVTAENYTRPYNVTMLRQAQITTNTVTLVWEQLESKSHYSYLLQASNGSFVLSKEVFKTTTSTISGLLSGSNYSFTVTTQTADGTLAAPVTVSYFTRPYSIRWSKAETLNTTAVYLVWKKPLEYKNEYTYTVETTGCGSQNKTLAGEETQISELTPGTNCTFCVFVRAADGIEGQKNCTSLYTKPETVQPSISSQGSNSSVLVSWTTPPGKVEYYKVYLNSTSTASELNSTNTYCLFKNLSAGRLYSAVVTTYSGPFNASSGLITNATFPNPPGPIEILTKTTSSINIRWKEAPLMTGASFHYQLTFTSHLGGTYITTTNTSQTFASLLSGTSYNISVATVGAMDFESEKVQIHMVTTRPFSVKYLNISTEEENITVKWDKPDEYKESYRYNLTWQSLNGSINNAITEETEYNIEDLVPGSHYNISVTTKTSDGTQGAPSWMSSCTNASPVKNIQCTGPNTTDAEIILSWTKPTGNYSDFQFTVINDDKFIHLSSSSTCCGHNVSYLRHYTEYNLTVKTQSCGHSSTPVSLLCSTGITNPPIPDNYQSLVVVNKLLYNRFSLHIDSSLLNNTNGPITHVGVLVKRDLFDGTSNLTNYLENTYDLWKAGATNVYLATVTKNTFQSRSGENHLSIEVGDETKWEGYTNGALEASGKYQYGIVLFTSLVLQNNLVNGQKSLVSITSVFSVIELPNNPAYAGIAIGATLGIFCVLFIILISFIIYWKRLSNKESPDIQIQSMRAKVSVAVRVEDYEAYYRKQKADSNCGFAEEFEDLKLVGTGQSKTHALTVENKPKNRYNNVLPWLQLQKGVYCSSGSFAHHSERVLEDDLGDECTDSGHADTLQ